Proteins from a single region of Humidesulfovibrio mexicanus:
- a CDS encoding ABC transporter ATP-binding protein: MAPAGSSALATGQPVVELSGIRKVFRQVLAPEARPGLFARLWGRAAGGRDRPDAPAAAAPDVAQNAEAGVEVLSGIDLTIRAGEFVALQGTSGSGKSTLLHLMGLLDSPTSGTYRLLGRDVSHLADDELSRLRNTVLGFVFQSFYLVPYATALENVMLPGMYSGLSQGELRSRGLELLDRVGLADRVNFKPANLSGGQQQRVAMARALLNRPRLILADEPTGQLDSATSADIMRLFAQVNATGTSIVLVTHDEDVAAQAGRLIRIADGRLVSDSGPGAPSVPAPA, from the coding sequence ATGGCCCCTGCCGGGTCTTCCGCCCTTGCCACGGGCCAGCCCGTCGTGGAGCTTTCCGGCATCCGCAAGGTGTTCCGGCAGGTGCTTGCGCCAGAGGCCCGGCCCGGCCTTTTTGCCCGCCTTTGGGGCCGCGCCGCGGGCGGCAGGGACCGGCCGGACGCTCCGGCCGCCGCCGCGCCCGATGTGGCCCAGAACGCCGAGGCCGGAGTGGAGGTGCTCTCCGGCATCGACCTCACCATCCGCGCGGGGGAGTTCGTGGCCCTGCAAGGCACGTCCGGTTCGGGCAAGAGCACGCTTTTGCACCTCATGGGCCTGCTGGATTCGCCCACGTCGGGAACCTACCGCCTGCTGGGGCGCGATGTGTCCCACCTGGCGGACGATGAGCTGTCGCGCCTGCGCAACACCGTGCTCGGCTTCGTGTTCCAGAGCTTCTACCTGGTGCCCTACGCCACGGCCCTGGAGAACGTCATGTTGCCGGGCATGTATTCCGGCCTCTCCCAGGGCGAGCTGCGCTCCCGCGGCCTGGAGCTGCTTGACCGCGTGGGCCTGGCCGACCGTGTGAACTTCAAGCCGGCCAATCTCTCGGGCGGGCAGCAGCAGCGCGTGGCCATGGCGCGCGCCTTGCTCAACAGGCCCCGCCTCATCCTGGCCGACGAGCCCACCGGGCAGTTGGACAGCGCCACCAGCGCCGACATCATGCGCCTGTTCGCCCAGGTGAACGCCACCGGCACCAGCATTGTGCTGGTGACCCACGACGAGGACGTGGCCGCCCAGGCCGGGCGGCTCATCCGCATTGCCGACGGCCGCCTGGTGTCCGACTCCGGCCCTGGCGCGCCTTCGGTTCCGGCCCCGGCGTGA
- a CDS encoding elongator complex protein 3: protein MRSCLKAPDQEGGGGCILARFPHPEPQRPPKKARPPVLPVFLPFAGCPGRCVFCNQTAQTGQAPRPLDAALRDLEEALSRPGPPVELAFYGGTFTALPEPWPRRFLECAGRHLATGRVARVRCSTRPDAVGAVTLAQLRDLGLSLVELGVQSFDDAALAASRRGYDGAAALRGCEAVLAAGLALGVQLMPGMPGQRPEAFAADAARAAALAPELCRLYPCLVLEGTELAALWRAGAYAPWPLDRTVDALAGALAVLWRAGVPAARVGLAEEPGLPVLAGPRHPALGQLARSKALLLHVRERLAGLCVPARTLCAPRRLQGEVLGHKNALAAEYAALGLDVRLWDAAELALLGPDAPLA, encoded by the coding sequence GTGCGCTCCTGCCTGAAGGCGCCGGACCAGGAGGGCGGCGGCGGGTGCATCCTGGCCCGCTTTCCCCACCCGGAGCCCCAGCGTCCGCCGAAAAAGGCGCGGCCGCCCGTGCTGCCCGTGTTCCTGCCCTTCGCCGGGTGCCCGGGCCGCTGCGTATTCTGCAACCAGACCGCGCAGACCGGCCAGGCCCCGCGGCCCCTGGACGCGGCCCTGCGCGACCTCGAAGAGGCCCTTTCCCGCCCCGGCCCGCCCGTGGAGCTGGCATTCTACGGCGGCACCTTCACCGCCCTGCCTGAACCGTGGCCCAGGCGCTTTTTGGAGTGCGCCGGGCGGCATCTCGCCACGGGCCGCGTGGCGCGGGTGCGCTGCTCCACCCGTCCGGACGCCGTGGGAGCCGTCACGTTGGCGCAATTGCGGGATTTGGGGCTGTCTTTGGTGGAGTTGGGCGTGCAAAGTTTTGACGACGCGGCCCTTGCGGCCAGCCGACGCGGCTACGATGGGGCCGCGGCTCTGCGCGGCTGCGAGGCTGTGCTCGCCGCCGGGCTTGCCCTTGGCGTGCAGCTGATGCCGGGAATGCCCGGCCAGAGGCCGGAAGCCTTTGCCGCGGACGCGGCGCGCGCTGCCGCGCTGGCCCCGGAGCTGTGCCGTCTGTACCCCTGTCTGGTGCTGGAGGGCACGGAACTGGCCGCGCTGTGGCGCGCCGGGGCCTATGCCCCCTGGCCGCTGGACCGGACCGTGGACGCCCTGGCCGGGGCGCTGGCCGTGTTGTGGCGCGCCGGGGTTCCTGCGGCGCGGGTGGGCCTGGCCGAGGAGCCGGGGCTCCCGGTGCTGGCCGGGCCCAGGCATCCGGCCCTGGGACAGCTGGCGCGCAGCAAGGCCCTTCTGCTCCATGTGCGGGAGCGCCTGGCCGGGCTCTGCGTTCCGGCTCGGACCCTGTGCGCGCCGCGCCGCCTGCAGGGCGAGGTCTTGGGCCACAAGAACGCCCTCGCCGCCGAGTACGCGGCCCTTGGCCTCGACGTGCGCCTGTGGGACGCCGCCGAGCTCGCTCTGCTTGGGCCTGACGCCCCCCTTGCCTGA